A part of Streptomyces sp. NBC_01451 genomic DNA contains:
- a CDS encoding NADH-quinone oxidoreductase subunit J family protein, translating into MRLAAASHGFLSPTGVEIAFLLVGLVTFGAALVTVTTRQLVHAALWLVVTLGGLAVEYLLLTAEFIAWVQVLIYVGSVVVLLLFGLMLTRAPIGRSPDADSANRWAALAVALASAVALVWVVVDAFRTTWIDLDGAAAGSTAVTGASLFQNWVLPFEALSVLLLAALVGAIVLSRKAKANTATAAGTSAKDAEAGKEGAL; encoded by the coding sequence CCTCGTCGGCCTCGTCACCTTCGGCGCCGCGCTCGTCACCGTCACCACCCGGCAACTGGTGCACGCCGCCCTGTGGCTCGTGGTGACCCTGGGCGGCCTCGCCGTCGAATACCTCCTCCTCACGGCCGAGTTCATCGCCTGGGTACAGGTCCTCATCTACGTCGGTTCCGTCGTCGTCCTCCTCCTCTTCGGCCTGATGCTCACCAGGGCCCCCATCGGCCGCTCCCCGGACGCCGACTCCGCCAACCGGTGGGCCGCCCTCGCCGTGGCGCTGGCCTCCGCCGTCGCCCTGGTCTGGGTCGTCGTCGACGCCTTCCGCACGACCTGGATCGACCTGGACGGCGCCGCCGCGGGCTCCACCGCCGTCACCGGAGCGAGCCTCTTCCAGAACTGGGTCCTCCCCTTCGAGGCCCTCTCCGTCCTCCTCCTCGCCGCCCTGGTCGGCGCGATCGTCCTGTCCCGCAAGGCGAAGGCGAACACGGCGACAGCTGCCGGAACCTCTGCCAAGGACGCCGAAGCCGGCAAGGAAGGCGCCCTCTGA
- the nuoK gene encoding NADH-quinone oxidoreductase subunit NuoK, translating into MHLAYPAVLSALLFCTGIYGVLARRNAILVLMSVELMLNAVNLNLVAFDVWLSRTARETLHSGQALTLFTIAIAAAEIGIGLAIVLAVHRNRGTADIDRLRDTAEPHGPDEATVTEATKATEDEKAEATA; encoded by the coding sequence ATGCACCTCGCCTATCCCGCCGTGCTCTCCGCCCTCCTCTTCTGCACCGGCATCTACGGCGTCCTGGCCCGCCGCAACGCGATCCTGGTCCTGATGTCCGTCGAGCTGATGCTCAACGCCGTCAACCTCAACCTCGTCGCCTTCGACGTCTGGCTCAGCAGGACCGCCCGCGAGACCCTGCACTCCGGCCAGGCCCTCACCCTGTTCACCATCGCCATCGCCGCCGCAGAGATCGGCATCGGCCTGGCGATCGTCCTCGCCGTCCACCGCAACCGCGGCACCGCGGACATCGACAGGCTCCGCGACACCGCCGAGCCGCACGGGCCCGACGAAGCCACCGTCACGGAAGCCACGAAAGCCACGGAAGACGAGAAGGCTGAGGCCACCGCGTGA